DNA from Uranotaenia lowii strain MFRU-FL unplaced genomic scaffold, ASM2978415v1 HiC_scaffold_852, whole genome shotgun sequence:
GTCGTAAAGTCAGAGGTGTATCTTTTCCAATTCCAGTAACTGTCGGCATACTATACGACTTCTGCCAGGAACTGTTAGAGGAAAATGTTTCCCATCGCTGGAGAGCGCTTGCCACCGAACGCTTTGGCAAGAACTGTCGGCTGAGCCCTAAAAACAGCACTACGACCGCTGCAGGGACCACGTACTGCACTCAcacttacgatttttttttattttttctgatgaaCACAGTtgaacactatagtattcaagtatcacacaatcaattataaaaaatatagtttaaattaccatatttatagttcaatacctagaatcaatcatacatttgtagttgaatccatCACATTTACGGTTGAATCACTATACTactacaattgaatcaatcatatttatagttgaatgttagaggtcaaccagaaatgtatagttgaatctattatatttatagatgaatacctacctacctaagggtccggcgccgattgatcGATGCATAGAGTtcagataaaagatctccactgctggcgatccgtctagcgtcttcacttgctgccagccaagattctcgtcaactgtgcggatttcagcggctagacttcgccgccacgagcttttgcatcttcttcgatgcccttctggattccagtcaagcgcctctctgcaaatctcgttttcatctcttcgcagcgtgtgcccaatccatctccacttacgttctcgaatctcgatttctagcgccttttgatgacacttgcgatgaagttcaacgtttgagatccagttgccaggtcaccaagcgcggatgatgttccgcaggcagcgattcacaataacttgcagttttcgcgtcgtcaccgcatatgtgcacatAGTTTCACACCCacacagcaatacggatttgacgtttgagttgaagattcggatcttagttcgtagagagatctggcgtgagcgccagatgtttcggagactcactaacgcaaatcgggcttttctgatccgggtttcgatgtccttcttggtaccaccatcaggcgtaatctggctaccaagatattggaagcactccactgtctcaacctgttgtccagctaccacgaaatttatagatgaatgcctaaaatcaatcacacaaatgtagttgaatctatcattttATCAATTCAATCCATTATACCATTCTagttgaatccattatattcatagttgattgcgtgaTGTCAATCATCAGTCtgtagttgagtctattatatttatagtttattacgaaaaaatcaactacgcttTGGTGATTGGTATATCCAGCtggaataattaaaattatgatgaaagttaccatttttttaatagCAAGTGGTTTTCTAATCCTATGGAATTTGCTTGAGAACTGCAAGAAGTTTTTCAATGTTATAATTCAGCTTGTTACgcctaatttttgaaaattaatcaaaaacatttcaagctgTATACTTGTTAACAGCCCGAAAATAACAACCGATTAatggaattttcaaatatttgtcgatttttttcacgCTTTGAGTCTAAACTCACGGGGCAACGTCTTCATTAAACATCGAAGGCGCTTCCAAAATAGAAGGGTGGATTGGAGGTGATATGAGTTAATAGTATCACATTCGAAAATGAATCATTTTAATCAGAAAACAAGTAATGGTTGTGATGCGTTAGTCCAATGAAAAATGTGTAGGTCACATCGAATGGTTCATTGATCCCGTTAACTAAAATCGGTTACAAATTGCTAAGTTACACAAACAAAGCCAAATTATGCAACAAACAAAGTCCCAACAGGTATTTCGTTGTAAcgggaaaaaaaataagaaaactcgagatggaattcccgggaattcagCTTGGAGCCGGTCAAGCCCGTTAACTTGGTAGCAATAAAATACGGCCGAGTGTCTACCGCGAGCAAGACCGGCTTTTGTTGATATTTTCCGAACAGGTAGAGAGCCGGGCAGGTGGAAAAAAAGTTTGCTCGCGAATTGTTTACATGTTGTCATGGCGTGAATTAGTGATCTCCCTAACAAGCTAGTGTATATCTCGATTAGCTTCTCTCGGACTGACTTGCTTACATTTGTATGGTAGGTATGAAGCTGTGGAGCGATATCGCTTTCCTGTTGGCCTCAGCCGATCGATAACTCTCATTCGTCGAACAGTGAGTAGACTGGTTTGGTCGGTTCAACTTCAACGGATCTCAGCACCAGCAGCTAACCTCAAACAAACCAGTAGAACCTCGGAGATGACGCATCGAGTAGATTGTGGATTGTTATTGTCGATCCTGGTGGCGATAAATTACTTGACTGTGGTTGAAGCTCAGTGTAAGTGCCAGATTTAAGGGGAATAAAATAAGTTCAAGTTTAAAGATCTCTGGACTTCGTTACAGATTGGACACCCTGCAGAACACCAATCGGAGAATCGGGATCATGCGTTCTAGTGGCCGAGTGTAATTTTATTCGGCAAGTTCTGCAGAAGCCTCTGCTGGAGAACAACGACATCCGATACATCGAGGCAAGTCGCTGTGGAGTGTATCAGAAGAAAGCCCTGGTTTGTTGTGCTCAGCCCTCGGGAAATCCGCCAACTCCAGCTCCAGCTCCGGCGACTGATCCAGGACTGGTTCAGCAACACCATAATGAGAACCGGTTCCAGCCTTCCGGTTCCCTGGCCGTCAAACGGTCACTGCTCCCGAGTGATCCGGTCTGTGGAACTCAGCTGAGTGATCGGATCATCGGTGGCGAGAGGACTAAGATCGATGAGTATCCCTGGACTGCCCGTATTGGCCGTGTGGATGTTCGAAGTAAGTTACCGAGGATCAGATGACCGGTTGTTTACAActgattctattttttttttctcaaatttgtttACCTATGTAGATAACGAGTTTGCGTTCTTTTGTGGCGGTTCGTTGATCAATGAACGATACGTACTGACGGCGGCTCATTGCGTCGTGGGAATTCCCCGGGCATGGAGAATGTAAGTGCACAAATTTTCTACGCCAATTTCTAACAAACTGAAGCGGTTTCGGCtcatcaattaaattctttggtAATTGGACTTAGAATTCTAACTTAAACAACAGACACCAATATTCTTGATTAGCTCGCTCATTTAAAGATCCAATTACATAATATGTAATTGGAACTGGAAATGAGCGAGCTATAATTtattataatataatatattataatagtcgtagacaaaaaaaaacaggtttccGTGCCTTGTAACGAATTTTTTCAAGAAGGCGTGAAGTCAAATTTTCGCATTTAAAATTGAGGATGTTTCCACCTGCCTCAATATATAACACGGTGTCTCTgatagaacaattttttttcatcgaaaattagcatcgctaattttgaCTTTCCCCTTGCTTTCgagctcaaaattgaaaaaaaaaaatcatcagggAGTTTagtctaatttattttttttaattttttaccttATAAATGGTTTATTCAaagataaaattatatttatcacTGTGAAAACCATAGTCATATCTTTAGTTTTATTTGAActccatatgtcaataacatgatcaAACAGGAGAAttctctggctacaactttgtcgaagacttaaaagtgatacaaattaagAGAAAAGAGTTATAGCGTCGCAAACAgggtgattattatttcattagaaaaatgtattgaaaattcttatcgCTGATTGTACCACAGCCAGAAATAGTATCTCGACGACTTAGTTATTAATAGTAGAGTGTTAAAATGTTCAGATGGTTTCGTTAcattataaaataaatgttttacttacatttgatcAAGATTTTCTGAAGGAATGAGCATatatatggttttttttaacaaaaaggtGCATCATGCTatgcttcaaaattttgtttcatttcataCTTTGAACAACGTAACATCTTAAATGTGTACAAAATCTAAGCAAAATAATGAAAGTAATCATTCTTAGCATGTTGAGCCActtctgaaaattatttttatgacaCGATCAGCTCCGAAAGGTTATTCCAAAGGAGAGCAATAAATGCAGAAATCCGATGATTAATGTTTGCAGTGTTCCATATAGAGACTACTACTAGATATAAACCCGCATGTcatctaaaaaaattgaaaaatttgaaatttgaatagggtaagaacactatatattgaacaccatctttgggattcagCAAACTTATGGCCCACAAAaaataacgaaaggtttttaGGATGAAATTTCAATAGTGTAGCTTAGCCTTGCTCCACAATCTCGAgtcgatatgatttttttagtggaaatatgttttaaaaccaagatttaagccttttttattaaaaaaatgtttttgtcttAACAATTGAACAcgatgattcaaatattgaatagtcagtgtttcaattattgaacacgtaaattttggaaatcattgtatatatttaggggtatttcgcttgataATATGCTTTGCAGGGGCGATtaggttgagctagcaacctagaaacagtttgtttatatttccaaGCACCAACcaatgtttgttcaataactggtaccTACAGGAAACGAGTACTGCAAAATttaacgttcaataattgaaacattggcgttttcaatgctccaatgattgaacactttaatttgatgaattttaagaaaatacagatcataaaggctgccactcttccagaaattATTGGAGAAGATTTATTGGTAAACAGACATGATATTACTATagagttttatttacttttcattcaatttttcttccaaTCGAAAAAGGGCTGTTGTCTTCATCCAGTCAAAAAATCATGTCAAAATTTGAACTAATATTTAAGTTTTGCAGATTGTGGCTCTGAGAGTCCgaaattcttcaacaaaatttgaacagaaGTAGAAAATGCTACAACAGTgacaaaacgatttttgtttaatttttctaatcTATATAATTGTTTTAATCGGTTTATGTTTcactagtgttcaatatctaatacctgttcaataactagtgcttctacccatcaaatatttgcaaaaaaaaatcggtaaattTGAACCCAGTACATTAAATTGAGAAagtatttttaatctttttaacgaatagtcaccgttgattattatttttatgaaagtttaatggcattgcggtgaacttgatactacgaaaattcttgatagaagaattaaagattgaaattaaatgacggatagacaaagcagatgcttaatagaagaaaattgaaagatgttgaaaatgagccaagagcatattttatggaaagcttcaaaggtgcgttctagaccctttgtcccacatcaattgaatggctgagagaagtaatagcgagaggcgcaattacgttcacccatacatccaacccgatggattggtaaagcacgtgcttcccaatcggaccggtccgattgggaagcacgtgctttaccaatccatcgggttggatgtatgggtgaacgtaattgcgcctctcgctattacttctctcagccattcaattgatgtgggacaaagggtctagaacgcacctttgaagctttccataaaatatgctcttggctcattttcaacatctttcaattttcttctattaagcatctgctttgtctatccgtcatttaatttcaatctttaattcttctatcaagaattttcgtagtatcaagttcaccgcaatgccattaaactttcataaaaaaaaaaaaaaaagaaagtatttttaaatatttgtttaaaatcaaataaaccaCTAAAACCGATTGAAAACAAAGTTCTTCTGTTTCCattcgattcaaaaaaataatcgatgCATGACATGAGCTTCAGTTCGTGTACctttaataaaaatgaacaatttcaaatttctgctTGAAAAATGTGTGTAAAATCACATTTCACCACATTTTTTCATACACGAATGCCTCTAAAAATGCTAACTTATGCAATCAAACAGGAACAAAaggttgaaaatgtttttggtttttttttcacatatgaCACACTGCCATCCTTGTAGTACTCTTTTCTAAGATTGAACAATCGATTAAcagtgaaaaatatgaaaacgttcaaaaataatggattattcaaaatttggattgtttaaaatttgagctTAGATGTCAGAAGAAAGTACATTTTGTTTCCtagtctcaaatattttttcataaaagtccaaacttagctcaaaatataaataactaagTTTCAAGAAAAGCCGCGGACATTTTTTCCATAATAAAATCACATTCATATTCTCTTTACTTCAGATTATCCTGATCAAATGTAtacaaaagattgattttttaatgtaaataaactctTCTGAACATTTTAATATTCTACAAAAATAACTTAGTCGGCAGGATGCTATTTCTGGTCTTGGTACAATCAGCGCAAGcaacaacttttaatttttaatagatttttcaaatgaaaaaaatgtcactcTGCTTGTGacattacaactcttttctctcaattttattcactttgatgtcttcgacaaaattgtagccagagATTTTTTCTATTGGATCATTtaatcttcttatatataaaaatggaggcgttttctttgtgataacatcacgtatgaatggtcggtcggaatgaagtgaaatttggtatccgagggttttttgggtcagagatggtttgtataatactttcaagaatctcactttttatgaaaggggggtccccatacaaaattatctcttcacatcttatatataaaaatggaggcgttttctttgtgataacatcacgtatgaatggtcagtcggaatgaagtgaaatttggtatccgagggttttttgggtcagagatggtttgtataatagtttcaagaatctcactttttatgaaagggggtccccatacaaaattatctctttactttttcttcttatatataaaaatggaggcgttttctttgtaataacatcacgtatgaatggtcggtcggaatgaagtaaaatttggtatccgagggttttttgggtcagagatggtttgtataatactttcaagaatctcacttctTATGAAagaggggtccccatacaaagttatctcttcccatctcttcttcacatcttatatacaaaaatggaggcgttttctttgtagtaacatcacgtatgaatggtcggtcggaatgaagtgaaatttggtatcctagggttttttgggtcagagatggtttgtataatactttcaagaatctcactttttatgaaagggggtccccatacaaaattatctctttacttcttcttcttatatataaaaatggaggcgttttctttgtaataacatcacgtatgaatggtcggtcggaatgaagtgaaatttggtatccgagggttttttgggtcagagatggtttgtataatagtttcaagaatctcactttttatgaaacggGGTCCCcgtacaaaattatctcttcacatcttatatataaaaatggatgcaTTTTCTTTGCAACAACAtaacgtatgaatggtcggtcggaatgaagtgaaatttggtatccgagggttttttgggtcagagatggtttgtataatagtttcaagactctcactttttatgaaagggaggtccccatacaaagttatctcttcttcacatcttcttatatataaaaatggaggcgttttctttgtaacaacatcacgtatgaatggtcggtcggaatgaagtgaaatttggtatccgagggtttt
Protein-coding regions in this window:
- the LOC129760932 gene encoding CLIP domain-containing serine protease B4-like codes for the protein MKNVYEAVERYRFPVGLSRSITLIRRTVSRLVWSVQLQRISAPAANLKQTSRTSEMTHRVDCGLLLSILVAINYLTVVEAQYWTPCRTPIGESGSCVLVAECNFIRQVLQKPLLENNDIRYIEASRCGVYQKKALVCCAQPSGNPPTPAPAPATDPGLVQQHHNENRFQPSGSLAVKRSLLPSDPVCGTQLSDRIIGGERTKIDEYPWTARIGRVDVRNNEFAFFCGGSLINERYVLTAAHCVVGIPRAWRIASVRLGEWDAESDPDCIENECYDPVQDIEVEKPIAHERYVNSRQGVHNDIALLRLARNAKYEDTVVPICLPIDRNFAGQSYEGRKMIVTGWGQTETSKGSRYKLFVSLTGVPRDYCQQQFPTASIDETQICAGGEAGKDSCRGDSGGPLMDVSLDKGRAVFYLAGIVSFGSKNCGSAGVPGVYTKVNMYGDWILNNIEP